A single window of Hylaeus volcanicus isolate JK05 chromosome 8, UHH_iyHylVolc1.0_haploid, whole genome shotgun sequence DNA harbors:
- the LOC128881153 gene encoding exosome complex component RRP40, translating to MLWIPIVKRIDECYVFVNNNKFIQLEKEIIYPLKKMEVNLGDIIMPGDTVKDIAEIKKKETIILGPGLRRETDTVFAFKAGVLKKRDPAVYYVDSYQKRYVPSRGENVVGIVMQKGSDIFKVDIGASEPASLSYLAFEGATKKNRPDIQVGDLVFAKLLVASKDMEPELVCVDSHGKEKNLGALSSDGMLFTCSLSLIRKILNPTSPLFKKLAHSQAFEVAAGMNGRVWVKARTIHETIAVANAILSAEYAAPGEIEKLCSDIEKLLLLTQSGNMDEL from the exons ATGCTGTGGATACCCATTGTGAAACGTATCGATGAATGCTATGtatttgtaaacaataataaatttattcaactcgagaaagaaattatttatcctttgaaaaaaatggaagtCAACTTGGGAGATATAATAATGCCTGGAGATACTGTGAAGGATATCGCAGagattaagaaaaaagaaacaatcatTCTGGGACCCGGACTTCGTCGCGAAACTGATACAGTTTTTGCGTTTAAAGCAGGTGTACTGAAGAAAAGAGATCCAGCTGTATACTATGTTGATAGTTATCAGAAGCG aTACGTACCAAGTCGTGGAGAAAATGTAGTTGGTATAGTGATGCAGAAAGGTagcgatatttttaaagtagatATAGGGGCTAGTGAGCCAGCATCTCTTTCGTATCTTGCATTTGAAGGGGCTACTAAAAAGAACCGTCCTGATATACAAGTTGGTGACCTTGTGTTTGCAAAGCTTTTAGTTGCAAGCAAAGACATGGAACCGGAACTTGTGTGCGTAGATTCGCAtggtaaagaaaagaatttaggTGCTTTGAGTTCCGATGGTATGCTCTTTACCTGTTCTCTGAGCctcattagaaaaatattgaatccTACTTCtccattgtttaaaaaattggcaCACAGTCAGGCATTTGAGGTAGCAGCTGGAATGAATGGTAGAGTATGGGTGAAAGCAAGGACTATCCATGAAACTATAGCAGTGGCAAATGCTATTTTAAGTGCAGAGTATGCAGCACCTGGTGAAATAGAAAAGTTATGTTCagacattgaaaaattgttacttttGACACAATCAGGGAACATGGATGAATTGTAA